ttTTTTAGTCTGAGTTGCTCCATTGACTTGATGAATTCCTTTGACTTCGGTGTAGATTTGTTACTCACATTGAGGTTAGGAGTATAGTGTTTTGTACTTTTAATGAGTGCAATTAAAGTAGGAGTTGGTTTAAAATCTTTATAGAACAGCACTAAATTTTCATGGGATATATATGCATTTGACAATAGATTATTTGCTAACTCAGCAGGTATCtctgatttttcaataatatccCTTAATGCGGGAGTAATTTCAAACTTTGTCATGTTATTTgtagaattgaagaattaaaagaatGGAGTGGAATTATGTTTGAAAAAGTGTAGCGCATTTGATCAACTAGAAGGCAGATAATCGAGATTACTCATAAAgtaaaaaaatatttccaaaGACCTACACTAATACACATTGACCTCTGCTAGATATGACCGTTAGTTCATCCACTATTGTTGGTGCCTTAGCTTGCCAAAAagattcatttttgaaaaatttacaaaCTGTTGTAATTTCATGCTTTGAACATAAACCCCAGAATGCCCAAGATAAACAGAACaagaataaaaagaaaggaaatgaaaatgttgaACCAGAAAAGGAATTATATGCTGTCGAGTTAGCTGATACTATTCTATTTCCTGAGGGTGGTGGTCAACCATTTGATACTGGCTCTATTATTTTACCGAATGATAATAGACTTCCAGTGCAAATGGTCTTAAGAAACCAACTAACAGCACTTCATATAGTTCCTAGTCCGATAGATCCTGGGACGAAAGTTACTTTGCAGGTAGACTGGGATAGAAGGATAGATCTTATGCAACAGCATACTGGACAGCATCTATTGTCTGCGGTGTTAGACACATATGACTTGGAAACCTTGAGCTGGtctttaaatgaaatgatTAATTACATTGAGCTCCCAAGGAAGGTTAGTGATGagattgttgaagaaatcaataaaaaggtgaatgattatatattaGAAGGTTTGCCAATTAAGGTAGTTACACCTGATGAGCATGGCGCAGAGATCGATACATCCCATATACctgatgattatgataCGTCCAAAGgtattattagaattgttAAGATTGGAGAATTAGATTCAAATCCATGTTGTGGTACTCATTTGTCATCTACTTCACAGATTCAGGCCATCTCCTTGTTACATCAGGTTAACGTCAGAGGAGGCAATTCACGCTTACATTTTATTTGTGGTTCAAGAGTTTATaagtatttgataaaacaacataatattttgaaggCTGTTTCAGGTGGTCAATTATCGTGTCAAATAGAAGAAGTGGCTGAAAAAGTTGGTGTactaaatttgaattataagAAATCTACTTCTAGAGAAtcaaatttgttaaaaGAGTTAGCTGGAATCGAGGCTAATAGAACATTCAATGctttcaaagaaaagaacGATAAAActgaatttatttatagGTCTGATAATAGCCCGGAATATATTACTGCTTTCCAAAAGGAATTAAGCACATTAATAAAAGACAATAAAGATTGTGGGATAGATTTAGACAAAAACCAAACTGTTTTATTGATCAATGGTGACTACCAATCTGGTACAGGAGGAATGATTAAGATAATGGGACCCAAAGCGACCGAAATACAGGTTGAGTTAAAACAGAGAATCTCTGGATTGAAAGGTGGTGGTAAAGGCAGTTCATTTCAAGGTAAAGTACCTAAGTATGAAAAGGGCGAATTAGAATCAGTTTTAAACTATTTAGAAGATTTGTGTGATAAGTAATGAATACACGTATTTCTTAATTATATGATATGTACATGAATATAAGGACATGGTAAGGCtactatataaagaaacCTAACGCTTAACCCAAGTTGGCGATTTTCTAGCTTTAACCTTACCTGGCTTCTTTCTTTCGACTTTTCTTGCATCTCTAGTCATTAATCCAGACTTATGTAATcttgatttcaataatggGTTAAAAATAACTAAATCTTTGGCAATACCGTACATGACTGCTTCGGCTTGACCTGTAGATCCTCCACTTTGAACTTCGGCAAAGACATTATATTGACCTTCTTGTGAAACAACTTGAAATGGATATGCAATTCTACGACGGTCAGCTTCCTTTGGAAAGTATTCAAGTAAAGACTTACCGTTGACCATAACTTGACCATCACCTTTGGTTAAGTACACCTTAGCGACTGATCTCTTTCTCTTACCAAGACTTATAGCTCTACCAAACTCATCCAAAGTCTTCACTTTCTGTGCAGCTTTGGCTGATTCACTAGAGGTGTTTGCAAACTTTGCCAATACATCAGAAACTTCCCTTGGCATTAATTCTGGATCGATACTTCTTAACCTATGTAATAACTGGGTCAATTCTTTGTGGTGAATAGGTTTAAGTCTAGTACCAGACTGGATTCTTGTcttatattcttcaaacgACACAAATTTAGTGTTTTGTATCTCCTTGTCATCCACAATCCGAGTTGGAAGGTTGATGTATTTTCTGATAAGTCCATTCAAAGTATTTAAGTTCTCTTCGTGTACTGGGTTACCACCATAGAAAGTATTCAATTTAGGAATAATTCTTAATCTTTCTAATTCATAGTTCCTCAACGCATTCTCCTGCAATTTAGAAGGGATCATAAGTCTTTCACCTTTtgcatttttcaagttagCAGGAACTAATGGTCTTCCATTGATTTCAGTATCTGTGGATTCTTGTGTTTGATTGACTTGTTCTTGTAATCTAAATGCGGTTTTAGAGAATGTCCTAGTGGATATTCTCAACCCACTTATACCATATAACAGTCTTACCGACATTATGCTACGTTATGAACTAGTTCAACTGTAATACTACTCGATAAAGGTATTAGATATACTGAGGTTTATGAACATtattatgaaaaatttcttagCCATCACACGACGTAGTTTAAAAAAAGCGACATATTATGTAAGCATTCTGTTCCCTACTATGattaatatgaataaatatattcaaccTTGCTATACTATTGTACAAGTATTAGGTATATCAGGCTGGAACTAActaaatataatacatttgCAACGGAAATAAAAagattaaataataatgaaacaaAATCATTGCTTTTTATCTTTATCGTCATTTCCATCAGGGTTAGATGATGTAGTCGCAGAAAGTAAAGCATTCAAACCATTTCCTGATGGTGGAGTGGTATACTTATTGAGCGATGGTAAGCTATTACTCGATGGGGAGTTAAGTAAAGATTTCAAGTCATTAACGGCTCTTGGTGGTTCAGGTTTGACTGGACTTGAGTCAGAATTAAGTAAACTCATTATTGATGAACGTGGTAATTGTGAATGAGGAAGAACTGGTTTGGTTACCATTGCAGCTATAGCAGAAGGATGTTGAGGCTTGTCattcatttctttctttatttcAGAATTGTTGAGAACATGACCATGATTCTCGTAAGCATTGGAGTCATTGGAGCCGTTACTATAAATTGGTGTATTGTTGATTGAACTCGTTGGGGCACCTAGAGAAGGTGGAAGAAGAGAAGGTGAAGGTGACGAGTGATTCTGTGGGGTTGATTGCACATGTTGGAAAGTTCCTATTGGAATATAAGCGGATTGCGCCGCAGTTGGAGTTATAGAAGTACTGATAACAGGAGGCTGAGAAGGGTGAATAGGATACTTTTCTGCGATCAGATCTTGTGCCGCATTCTGTTCTGAAGGTGTATTTAACACCGCTGCAAATTTAGCTTGTAATCTTTCATCCGCTTTTTCGGCGACTTCATTCCATCCATGCCTTTCGGCATTACGTTGGAAGTAGTTACGTACCATTGTTGCCGATTTTGTAGTCAACTTATCTGCAATAGTAGTCCACTTAGTACCATGTTCCTTCAACAAAGATGGGAACATATTGGCTTCCGTAATACTCCAATAACTTGAAATTGTTTTACGACGCTCTTTTGATTCCAAATCGTTTTGTTCTGAATTTTGgatgttttcaaattcactTCCCTTGGCCTCCAATTCAATGTCATTACTATCTGGAATTGGCACACTGACAGGTACAATATCCGCATTGGCTTCAACGATCTCATTAACAGCAGTTGTTGGTGtatcttcttttttctgCTTTCTTGcttttttcttttgtaACAGGATAGATGAATCACTGGTCTTAACCTCAGTAGGCGAATCagtctttttcttttcagACACGTTACCTTCAAACAGGGGTGCTGTAGTTCGTTTTCTTCTGCCTGTCTCCGTGAAAACTTCTTCTCCATAATATTCTGTAGAGTTCTCCGTAGATGTAGGTGTGTTATTATAAGATTCTAACACACCATTCTCGATTGCGGTTTCTGTTGTTGGGGTTGAGATAGGGGTACCATTTTGAGAAacatttcttgattttgaGATCTTACCACGGCGATTATTTTTCCTATTTGCCTTCTTTTTGAAAGTGAGAACCAATTGCTTATAATTGACTTCCTTTTTAGTCATGTAATAATGAACAACACAATCTTCGGCAGTTCTCAAACCACCCATATGCCTAGAGATCGCTCCAAATCGCTTTGGAAACATGCAAAACCCTTCACAAAATAATGCATGCTCTTGCGTTGAGAAATTATTATGAAAGTCAGTTTTAACTCTAGTAGTCCATTgtaatttatcatcaacaatgTTATTCGAATCCATAAACTTAACAacatttctttcaattggATCAAGTATAAAATCGGGAATCGACGCAGATACCTTTTGAGCTCTAATCATAggatcttcttcttgttctttacCTAATGATTGTAAGATCTCTTGAAATTCCGCTTCTGTAGTGACCAAATCACCGTGTCTACGATTTCGACGGTTATTACTGCTTGGAGGAGGTGGAATATCCTTAGCACTTGTAGGTTCAATATTAAAGTCTTCTTTGATTCTAACATCTATTGCGTCCAATTCCTTTTTCATTTCGTCATCAGCtggatgaattaattttaattgctGATCCATTTTCTCCCTTTGTAATTCCCATTCATCAAGACCTCTTGAATAATCTTTCCATAGAGAAAGTTTCTTACGCTGTATTAATCGTTTGTTGTGCGATAAATTTATCgttaatttttctcttttaCGGGTaaacaattttaaattgttTGTAAAAAATGGATAATCATGCAAGTTATCTATCGGCTTTGctaatgaatatttcaaatagttACCGTCAGTCTTGctgaatttttcaaattctgcTTGTAAATTCTTAAAGTCAGATTCTAATCTATCAACAGGGAATTCACATCCATCGGGATAGCATATTTCATTGGATAGATCAACCTTAGCAATCGGCGTTACATTAACCTGAGGATTGATCACTTCAGTTTCAATTTTCacatcattttcatcgtTCTGTTCATCAGCATACTTTAGATTATTATCCCGTTCAATAAGATTCTCTCTCGTTTCTGTCTccatatcttcatcttcatcatcttcctcatcgtcttcattatcattttcaccCGCATGATTATCGTTCTGCATTTCGTCATGGATTTCTTTTGCTATATTATGGTGTGATATATCCGGTTCATAGTCATCTTCAGATTCCTTAGTATCATCTGCTTGCTCATAGTCGTTACTCGGACTAGGTGAATAATGATCACTATATGTTCTCTTATTATATGCAttgtcttcatcttctcCACTTAGATTTCTGTTTTTGTAATAATCCAGTTGTGGAGATGATTTGACCTTACTAGAATAGCGATCGACTTGGGACTTATTGAATGTTTGacttgaattatttgcCGAGTAAGAAGATCTGGACGGATAATATGTGTCGCCCCTTTTACCAGTATTAACAAGTGATGAGCTACCACTAAGCGACCCCTTCATCCTATCCTTGGCTGAAAAAGATCTGCTTCCGGCAGAACTTGGAAAAGAATTTCTACTATTCAAGGTTGGTTTGCCCGAATTATAATTACTCTTCCATTTGCTGCCGCTCGGTTCTGTCTGATTATATGGTCCATATCTATCCTTTCTATACTCACCTGTTGATGTAGCACTTAATGACTTTGGATTACTAATAGCTCCATTTGAAAGCCTGCCGTTATATGATGATgctgataatgataatgattttgagGATGTGAGTCTCGAATCTCCAGAAGAACCAGTTCTTTCTCCCCTCCAATTATCACCTCTAGAGTTGTAGAAATTCGATGAATTAGTTGACAGATAGTCCCCACTCTTACCACCAAAATTTCCATAATTCCCGTATCCTGAATAATAAGACCCAgaattttgattatatgaCGAGTACGCACCCTTAGACGACCCATACGAACCGTAAGAACCTCTATTATCTCGCACATTGGGTCCAAAACTCCGTGATAGTGAATTCGGCCCGCTACTACCTCCATATCTTGCTCTTCCAGCACTCGAATAATGCGTTTCAGTAGGCCCCATGCTTCCATCAGTCGCCTTACTTGGTAACTTCGACCTCGTTAGAGACGACGATCCTGGTCCTCCTCTTCTAGACGACCCactataaaaatttttcctCCTCTGCTTGTTATAATCGTACTCTCCTCTATCGCTATATCGATTGGTAGGTGGCCCTCTAGACCCAGAGGATGACATGTTACctatttattcttcttaGCTGATAGCTTGATGTACTTTATTCAccaatattcaaattcgtATAATATACTATAGAATAATAAGTATTTCAACTAACctttgatattgaaagtaAATTCTAATCTAATATTTACTTTAATACTCTTAATAAGTTCCTAGGTTATAATATACTTTCTCTAATATCCCATTCCAAATGGATTAGCGAATTAtctctttattattaaccGCTAACTATAATACtttctttatatatatataagcCTATAGTTTCATTAGAGTGCGCCAGTTAAagatttttttatttttgtgTTACAAAAGTAATTTATGAGTAAGACACTCATTAAGCCAGTATTAAGCAGTTGATGGTTTAAGAGTAGTAGTAAGAAAACGGTACTACTTTACGAATGAAGtgtaaattattatattaatatatattaaatgcTCTATTGCGCTTTATAACTCTATAATTAATTGTTACCATGCAACACCTTCTTCAAAACACCAATGTCACCTATAGATTTTAGTAAATCATCGTAAGGTACGTTGGATTTGATAAACTTGTTACCTATCTCCATACCTGACTTCATGGATTTTGTTTCGGATAAATTGATGACCGAGCCAGCTTCTAAGGCGCCTATAATTTCCAAGAACTCGCCTTTTTTTAATCTCCCTAATAATTTATCGACGTTATCAAGAGAATGCTTCACGTAGAAGTCGTAAAAGGAATTGACCGTGAGGTCTTTTTTGGCGGTCGAAGGGAAGGCGAGATTTATCAGGTGGTTGAATAAACAGCATAATACTGCCTTCTGTAATAGGTTAAGGTTATGCAACTTGGTCAACGAGTTGTCCTTGTATGAGTTTTCACATATCTTTGCAATGTGGGAAATTAAGACTTTTGGAGCGGTTTGGAAGGTATGTGTTGCAGATGGGTTCGCTTCTCTGACGTTGTGCTCGACCATTTCTATACTTTTGTAGCATATATCGAACGCTTTACGAAGGTCACCTGTAACTGATGCAGATTTCTTACAACAGAGCTGTATGGCAGCTGGGTGTATAATGGGGATCGAGGACATAGGATGTTGATTTTCTTTGGTTGATTCGTCATAGACTAGAGACTTCAATTTGGTTATGATGATGGTTTTGATTTGGTCTGAAGTGTAAGGCATGAATTGTAATGATTGGGGGTTTAAACAGTTTCGTTTCAATCTTGGCAAAAACTTGTCGGTAAGATCCAACGCATTCGAAATACCAATAAGTACCAACTTGTTTGTCAAGATATGAGATTTCTGCTTCGATgcaaaattaaataattggAATAGTACTTGTTGATCTTTGGTAATTAAGTAATCCATCTCATCAAGCAACAAGATTGTGGTGTCGATATCACATTCAGTTGTAAGCAACAGGAATACATCGTCAGCagttttctttttattgtACGACTTCTTAGGTTGTCCTTCACGCGATTCCATAGCACAGAATATCTCGTGGAATACGTTTTCTGGTTTCGAAATGGACATGCAGTTCATCTTCACCAATCTAGTTCTATACAGACCCACCTGTGAGACGTTAACATTCACGGCTTTTCCAATCTCCTTCATCACATGGTTCAACGATATTTCTATTTGCGCCGTTTTGCCGGTCCCAGGAGGTCCTGATATGTATAAACTATCGGAAGTATTGTTGTTAATGTTATCTACGAGAAATCTGTTCAAAAGCTCTGCTTCCTCATCTCTTGTAGTTAAGTGCGTGGTATTGATCCCGTCATTATTAGCACTTCTCTGAAATAATGCCTTTGCCTTCGAGTACACAGATGTTCCTTTTCCTTTGGTAGGTGTACTTGGTGGCGTCAAGAAAGTGAGCTTTTTAACACCATCATTGCTGGCCTTCAAGTCTTGAGATATGTCAACTACCCTCTCTTTGTCTGGAGTCACCGGTGGAGACTGAAGCATAATATTTGATCTGTCGGAAAGCacattatatttatcaattgagCTCTTTCCACCTCTTTTAGCTGATGGAAGCTCAATGTCCTGTAACGCTCTTTTCATCCCACTTCTCACTTgcattcttcttcaattgcttGTGGATCAAATCACTATAATCAAACTGGTCTTCTCCtactatatataattttcagGTTCTACGCGTTTCTCGAATGTTAAATTAATCCTAATTAGGCAATCTAATTGAAAATCGCGATTTCCGTGTATGACTTCCTAAATAGGCAGTGAATGCATTTCGCATTACCattgttgaattttaaCCAATTTTAACCACTTTATCAACATGCTATAtgaatgattcaaatgCTATAAAATGCATTCCGAAGTCGTTTCTCCGTAGCTGGACGGAGGATACCGTTGCTGTTATGTATGATTGAGCTCCTGGTCTGTTAAAGCTGTGAGGTCACTATTTTTCCATTTCGTTCTCTTCGAATTCCCGCAAGACATTTGTCAATATATCATTCTTCCTAGTAACCATGTATAAGTCCGCCGGCTTGATAGTGGATCTCCCGGCATGATTTGCGAAAAGCTCTAAGTCCTCTCCAAGGTTTAGAAGCTGATTGTAGACCAATTCCACAAGCGATGCTACGAAAGTTGGTGTTGCGGAAATTTCTTTGTCAATATTGGTCAAGTCTTGTTCTACCATTTTGGAAACCATCAAGTAGATGGCGGATTTCAATTGGGACTCGATGTCGGAGTCCACTTGGGTTGTTGGTGCCATTTTTTCGCTTAATCTGACGATATTCTGGGGTTGTTGTTAGCCTAATCCCGTTTTTCTCTAGCGGCCGAAAATGTCGCTCGTTGTTCTGCCCCGTAAATTATTCCAGGGAATATTTAGATCTCTAGTAACAATAACTGaagtattataattgacGCTTAGAAGTATAAACGATCGTTGTGGAGATCATTTGTGCGTCATTATAactataattatattttagaGGACTTGCATTCGttgtaaatattattgagttcaatattttattagtGTTGGGTATTTGATTACTTCCGTTCGAGAAAGATTAAGTTTTTAATAAAGTTgttcattaaatataaactTTTTAAGGATTTCAGATATAACTAGAAGTATATTGTATATCTAGTCTGTAAGGGTTATTATTCAGGAGAACGTCCTTAATTTAACTCGtatcaacaattatttAGAAAATAACAAAAACGAACAATAAAGGTATTGATTATTAGATGAACGAATAGTATGAGTtgtaaaattaaaaaaggATTATCATACGTGTTGGGAGATTCCAACGATAACGAGAATCATATTTTGCCTATTAATGCCATTCAATATTCTGCAGtaacaaataatttttaCACGGGTGGAAGAGACGGTACGGTGAAAACATGGTGTTGTAAGAATGGCTGGGAGCATTCGCGACAGGGTACACCAAGtcaattcaatttcaatgaaacCTTTGAAGGTTTGGATAATAGAGATCTAGACATTGATCAAGATATAGATGAACGGGTTTTGAAGCTAGAAACTGCTATTTCGTCAAATCCGCTACCATATTGTACTACACAATATGATGATTATAATATTACCAATAACTATAATATCCACTTTGACTGgattaatgatttgaaactAGTGAATAATGATAGAGACTTAGTTTCATGCTCGTCTGATTTgtcattaaaattaatcaatttgcATAATTCTGACTCTTCAGAGAAGGCACATGTCCATAAATTTTCTAATGTTCATACGGATTacatcaagaaattatcatATGTTGTACCAGAGAACACAATAGTTAGTGGTGGGCTAGACGGCAAAGTTGTTCTTTGGGATTTAGGAACGTTAAACccaattcaagaaattcagACTCATAGTCTGAACACCGCATTGcctaattcaatttattccTTAGcaaacaataattcaaatttgatCAGTACTGGTGGACCAAGTAATACTATCAATTTATATGATAAGAGATTACCAAATAATTCGAACAACATTAAAAAGTTAATCGGTCATCAAGATAACATAAGATGTCTCTTAATGAATgacaattttattttgagTGGTTCTTCTGACACTACTATCAAATTATGGGATTTGAGGAACTTTAAAGTTTACaagaattttgatattcatGACGATGCGATTTGGAGTTTGAGTACTTCAATCTCTTCATCACCAGGAATAGTAAATCAATGTGATGACTACTATAACACTGATTTCAAGGTATTTTATTCTGGTGATAAAGGTGGTAAAATTGTAAAGACCGATTTATCATATTTGTCGACCAATCTCAAGAAAGAGAACCTGGGGTTTGACACATTCACCGGTTCAGATGACTTGATGGATGAAAAACTAGGAGTATCGACCATTATTGCAAAGACAAATTCGCCCATAATTTCATTGTGTTGTGAAACAGACGTTCAACCAAACTccattctttcttcaaccACACTTTTAGCATCCACTGAGCTGTCATTAAATAGATATGTTATTCCGGATACTGATCAATTATCCAAATATCAGTATTCTAGAAATTGCTTAGActatattttgaatcatgACAATCAGGTAAATGATGAACTAACTTCAGGATTGGGTGAAGTTGCTGGCGAACCAAATGATCTAAATTCTGACTTTTATGATATTGTAAGTCATTTGTCTATCGACACAAATAATTTCGACATTCAATCTTCATTTTCGGGTAATAATTATCCCTTATCAATACATAATGTCGAGAATACTAATGAAGTAGTCGATATTAATGACTATCATTCCATGTTCCTCAATACTGATGGTGGACCGTCAATGGAGTACGTTAATACATATAAGGAAGGTTTGTCAAGTAAGGATGCCATGGCTAATGAGACTACCATTGATAATACCCCTGTTGAAATACTATTAAATCCAATTCCATCTGAACAAGTAACCCAAGTTCCATTTAATAAGGAAccatataataaatttccGTTAACTCGAAAAAGTATCATTGCGAAAAGGCtattcaataatagaaGACACATActtgtattatatttgaacggagatttgaaaatttgggATATATTTGCCTGTGCAGAGATCAAGACATTTCCTTATGAATCTTCAACATCTACTGAATTAACAAAAGatttaatagaaaataGACTGAAAGAAATGGAGAATATTTTTCGTAAATACCAAACCGAGGATACTTTAAATACGTGGTGTGAGGTGGATATCAAATCTGGAAAGCTTTTGGTTACCTTAAAGGAATCTATGTTTAACAATGTAGAAATCTACTATGACGAGTTATGCAAGGCTTATCCTTATTTATCTTACAAACATCCCGACAGTATCGAAGCTTTAAAAAATAACGAAGTTAAACCCTCTATTGATGATAGATTGCCCCTTGCAAAGATCTTGATAAACTCATTGTTTCATCAATATGCCATCTATGAATGGGGGTTTGACAATCTATTGCGGGAAGAATTAAAGGCATACAAAAGAGATAATCGGAAAATCCCTCTTTCATCGTCGTATGAAAGGTTCACAAATGATCGCTCAGTTGCTATAACTAGCAACTCATCAGCTTCAAACGCAAGTTCTATGGATGGATCGAGTTTAAATAATACAGccaaaagaataaaaatgTTCACTAAGAAGCCATctaagaataatatttatcaagACGACCGTCAAACGCTCGCGTCTATTAGCTCTGCTGCTAGCAGCGTAACCGAATATCCTATTAGCATAAATGATTCAACTCTCATgtcaaattttattaacaGTGATGGCCTTGTATCGATATCACAAGATTCATCGAATGaagattcaataatgaGCATGTTACAATATAACAAAAAAAGATACTGGGAAAAGTATGCTTCGTTTGGTATCAACAGAACAGTCGACTCTATACTcagaatatattcaaacGATCCTAAGTATAGCATGCCAGAAGACAACAATGAGTATAAACCACTTTTTTACCCTCATAGACTTCCTTCGAATTTGCTAATCATAATATTTGAACACTCACCTGAATTGGGTAACATGAGGGACTTGTGTAGCTTTCATCTAGAGGACCTCACCAGGCTTCAGGACAATTCAAGCACTAATGAGCCTTTGGTTAACGACTTGAGGAACCACTTGCCCGTGTGGATAGGCAAACCTGTTTTATACAGCAAGTTCCCTGTCAAGGAGAATCCTAAGATTGAATTCAAGCTACAAGAAGTTGACTACACCTTATTACCACCTAGTACGACAATTGGAGGAAAATCacagaaaaaaattaaacgCTTACCAATGAGCGACAGCATAATTAAATTGACATCGCACAATATGTTACGAGTTCTGAAGATCTTAACCTATATCGCCGAACGCTTTGACGGTCGTACCCCAGAAATGAAAGATCTAAAGAATCCATCGGAGTGGTTGGTTCTTGAATGCAAGGGTCAAGAATTGCCTTACAATTTTACTCTACaaacaattaaaacaaaaatttggaaaagCAGTTCCGAAATAGAATTGAGATTTAGAAGAAAGTATGATTAGGCATATATTCCCTAGGATTATGCTCTACATAGACTCTTTATAATTACATATAATCATATAATCTATGAATGTCTACTATGATATCAATCACGTGacatgatttttttttcacgAAATTTGATGAACTGAAAATAGGCCATCTAGTATACACCTAGTATATTAGAGGTAAGGTTTCGTACtacataaatataaaatctgTATCAACTATAAAACATGGAAGACACTGATAGAACCATCTCCCGTTTATGGAGATCATTTAAAACCGTCAAGGAAATGGTCAGGGACAGAGTATGTACACAAGATTAATTTGTTTGTATTGAATTCGTAAAGAA
This is a stretch of genomic DNA from Debaryomyces hansenii CBS767 chromosome G complete sequence. It encodes these proteins:
- a CDS encoding DEHA2G09922p (similar to uniprot|P09119 Saccharomyces cerevisiae YJL194W CDC6 Essential ATP-binding protein required for DNA replication), which gives rise to MQVRSGMKRALQDIELPSAKRGGKSSIDKYNVLSDRSNIMLQSPPVTPDKERVVDISQDLKASNDGVKKLTFLTPPSTPTKGKGTSVYSKAKALFQRSANNDGINTTHLTTRDEEAELLNRFLVDNINNNTSDSLYISGPPGTGKTAQIEISLNHVMKEIGKAVNVNVSQVGSYRTRLVKMNCMSISKPENVFHEIFCAMESREGQPKKSYNKKKTADDVFSLLTTECDIDTTILLLDEMDYLITKDQQVLFQLFNFASKQKSHILTNKLVLIGISNALDLTDKFLPRLKRNCLNPQSLQFMPYTSDQIKTIIITKLKSLVYDESTKENQHPMSSIPIIHPAAIQLCCKKSASVTGDLRKAFDICYKSIEMVEHNVREANPSATHTFQTAPKVLISHIAKICENSYKDNSLTKLHNLNLLQKAVLCCLFNHSINLAFPSTAKKDLTVNSFYDFYVKHSLDNVDKLLGRLKKGEFLEIIGALEAGSVINLSETKSMKSGMEIGNKFIKSNVPYDDLLKSIGDIGVLKKVLHGNN
- a CDS encoding DEHA2G09944p (similar to uniprot|Q3E835 Saccharomyces cerevisiae YOL086W-A), with the translated sequence MAPTTQVDSDIESQLKSAIYLMVSKMVEQDLTNIDKEISATPTFVASLVELVYNQLLNLGEDLELFANHAGRSTIKPADLYMVTRKNDILTNVLREFEENEMEK
- a CDS encoding DEHA2G09966p (similar to CA1680|IPF15649 Candida albicans IPF15649), which encodes MSCKIKKGLSYVLGDSNDNENHILPINAIQYSAVTNNFYTGGRDGTVKTWCCKNGWEHSRQGTPSQFNFNETFEGLDNRDLDIDQDIDERVLKLETAISSNPLPYCTTQYDDYNITNNYNIHFDWINDLKLVNNDRDLVSCSSDLSLKLINLHNSDSSEKAHVHKFSNVHTDYIKKLSYVVPENTIVSGGLDGKVVLWDLGTLNPIQEIQTHSSNTALPNSIYSLANNNSNLISTGGPSNTINLYDKRLPNNSNNIKKLIGHQDNIRCLLMNDNFILSGSSDTTIKLWDLRNFKVYKNFDIHDDAIWSLSTSISSSPGIVNQCDDYYNTDFKVFYSGDKGGKIVKTDLSYLSTNLKKENSGFDTFTGSDDLMDEKLGVSTIIAKTNSPIISLCCETDVQPNSILSSTTLLASTESSLNRYVIPDTDQLSKYQYSRNCLDYILNHDNQVNDELTSGLGEVAGEPNDLNSDFYDIVSHLSIDTNNFDIQSSFSGNNYPLSIHNVENTNEVVDINDYHSMFLNTDGGPSMEYVNTYKEGLSSKDAMANETTIDNTPVEILLNPIPSEQVTQVPFNKEPYNKFPLTRKSIIAKRLFNNRRHILVLYLNGDLKIWDIFACAEIKTFPYESSTSTELTKDLIENRSKEMENIFRKYQTEDTLNTWCEVDIKSGKLLVTLKESMFNNVEIYYDELCKAYPYLSYKHPDSIEALKNNEVKPSIDDRLPLAKILINSLFHQYAIYEWGFDNLLREELKAYKRDNRKIPLSSSYERFTNDRSVAITSNSSASNASSMDGSSLNNTAKRIKMFTKKPSKNNIYQDDRQTLASISSAASSVTEYPISINDSTLMSNFINSDGLVSISQDSSNEDSIMSMLQYNKKRYWEKYASFGINRTVDSILRIYSNDPKYSMPEDNNEYKPLFYPHRLPSNLLIIIFEHSPELGNMRDLCSFHLEDLTRLQDNSSTNEPLVNDLRNHLPVWIGKPVLYSKFPVKENPKIEFKLQEVDYTLLPPSTTIGGKSQKKIKRLPMSDSIIKLTSHNMLRVSKILTYIAERFDGRTPEMKDLKNPSEWLVLECKGQELPYNFTLQTIKTKIWKSSSEIELRFRRKYD